One Xyrauchen texanus isolate HMW12.3.18 chromosome 44, RBS_HiC_50CHRs, whole genome shotgun sequence DNA segment encodes these proteins:
- the LOC127636902 gene encoding apelin receptor B, translated as MNAMDNMTYDFSQDDYEESANNSMCDFDEWEPSYSLIPVLYMLIFILGLTGNGVVIFTVWRAQSKRRAADVYIGNLALADLTFVVTLPLWAVYTALGYHWPFGVALCKISSYVVLLNMYASVFCLTCLSLDRYMAIVHSLTSTQLRTRGHMRASLAAIWFLSGVFASPTLLFRTTVYDIETNLTSCAMDFSLVVSKQGQEVFWIAGLSISSTALGFLIPLLAMMVCYGFIGCTVTRHFNSLRKEDQRKRRLLKIITTLVVVFAACWMPFHVVKTMDSLSYLNLAPDSCTFLNLLLLAHPYATCLAYVNSCLNPLLYAFFDLRFRSQCLCLLNLKKALHASPPSSLSSQKTEAQSLATKV; from the coding sequence ATGAACGCTATGGATAACATGACTTATGATTTCAGCCAAGATGACTACGAGGAGTCTGCAAATAACTCAATGTGTGACTTTGATGAGTGGGAACCATCATATTCTTTGATTCCAGTGCTCTACATGCTTATCTTCATCCTGGGCCTCACTGGCAATGGTGTGGTGATCTTCACCGTATGGCGGGCCCAGTCCAAGCGTAGAGCTGCCGACGTCTACATTGGAAACCTGGCTCTCGCTGACCTGACCTTTGTGGTTACACTACCCCTGTGGGCCGTCTACACAGCCCTGGGCTACCACTGGCCCTTCGGTGTGGCCCTCTGCAAGATCAGCAGCTATGTGGTGTTGCTCAACATGTACGCTAGCGTCTTCTGCCTCACCTGTCTGAGCCTGGACCGCTACATGGCCATCGTTCACTCCCTAACCAGCACACAGCTCCGTACCAGAGGACACATGAGGGCATCGCTGGCTGCAATCTGGTTTCTCTCAGGTGTGTTTGCTTCACCCACTCTGCTGTTCCGTACTACTGTGTATGACATCGAAACCAACCTCACTTCCTGTGCCATGGACTTCAGCCTGGTGGTGAGTAAACAAGGCCAGGAGGTGTTCTGGATTGCCGGCCTCAGTATCTCCTCCACGGCTCTGGGCTTCCTGATCCCCCTTCTGGCCATGATGGTGTGCTACGGATTCATCGGCTGCACCGTGACACGTCACTTCAACAGCCTGCGCAAGGAGGACCAGCGCAAGCGTCGCCTGCTGAAGATCATTACCACATTGGTGGTGGTCTTTGCTGCCTGCTGGATGCCATTCCATGTTGTGAAGACCATGGACTCACTCTCGTATCTGAATCTGGCACCTGACTCCTGCACCTTCCTGAATCTTCTACTGCTGGCCCATCCCTATGCCACTTGCTTGGCCTATGTCAACAGCTGCCTTAACCCACTCCTCTATGCCTTTTTTGACCTTCGCTTCCGTTCCCAGTGCCTCTGCCTCTTGAACCTGAAGAAAGCTCTGCACGCCAGTCCACCCAGCTCCCTTTCTTCACAGAAAACTGAAGCCCAATCGCTGGCTACCAAGGTGTGA